One genomic region from Conexibacter woesei DSM 14684 encodes:
- a CDS encoding Lrp/AsnC family transcriptional regulator, with protein sequence MPTKPFKRQASLQLDEIDRAIISELQDDGRRTYGRIGKAVGLSEPAVRQRVARLIEADAIRIAATVNPDALGIRLRATVCLRCDGDLERICEQLSAIEEVDFLIVTAGSFDVMAQVQCSDDRHLYRLLNEDVRKIDGVRETETFIYLDIVKADYAWPPGSGRRPSLEPPSPRRRRRS encoded by the coding sequence ATGCCGACGAAGCCGTTCAAGCGGCAGGCCTCGTTGCAGCTCGACGAGATCGACCGCGCGATCATCAGCGAGCTGCAGGACGACGGCCGCCGCACCTACGGGCGGATCGGGAAGGCGGTGGGGCTCAGCGAGCCGGCCGTCCGCCAACGCGTCGCGCGGCTGATCGAGGCGGACGCCATCCGCATCGCCGCGACGGTCAACCCAGACGCGCTCGGGATCAGGCTGCGAGCGACGGTCTGCCTGCGCTGCGACGGTGACCTCGAGCGCATCTGCGAGCAGCTCTCGGCGATCGAGGAGGTCGACTTCCTGATCGTCACGGCGGGCAGCTTCGACGTGATGGCGCAGGTGCAGTGCAGCGACGATCGGCACCTCTACCGGCTGCTGAACGAGGACGTGCGCAAGATCGACGGCGTGCGCGAGACCGAGACGTTCATCTATCTCGACATCGTCAAGGCCGACTACGCGTGGCCGCCCGGCTCCGGACGCCGTCCGTCGCTGGAGCCGCCGAGTCCGAGACGGCGCAGACGCTCATGA
- a CDS encoding enoyl-CoA hydratase-related protein produces MTSHPAPAAPPEPLTRRERHGAVGVVLLNRPRQLNALSDGLMRAVVTDLQALDADPEVRCIVLGGSERAFAAGADIAQMAQTTAMQFAFSGRVEQWDAIRRVATPLVAAVSGFCLGGGCELAMACDLVVASESAVFGQPETGVGIIPGAGGTQRLTRAIGKAKAMDMVLTGRTLGAREAERAGLVARVVAREAWLTEAILLGEEIARRAPIAQRLAVDAVDAAAETSLSSGLDLERKMLYLAFASDDAREGLSAFVDKREPQWQSK; encoded by the coding sequence GTGACCTCCCATCCGGCGCCCGCTGCGCCTCCCGAGCCGCTCACGCGGCGCGAGCGACACGGCGCCGTCGGTGTCGTGCTGCTGAACCGCCCGCGCCAGCTCAACGCGCTCTCCGACGGCCTGATGCGCGCTGTCGTCACGGACCTCCAGGCGCTCGATGCCGACCCCGAGGTCCGCTGCATCGTGCTCGGCGGCTCCGAGCGCGCCTTCGCCGCCGGCGCCGACATCGCGCAGATGGCGCAGACGACGGCGATGCAGTTCGCCTTCAGCGGGCGGGTCGAGCAGTGGGACGCGATCCGCCGCGTCGCGACGCCGCTGGTCGCCGCCGTGTCGGGCTTCTGCCTCGGCGGCGGCTGCGAGCTGGCGATGGCGTGCGACCTGGTCGTCGCCTCCGAGAGCGCGGTCTTCGGGCAGCCGGAGACGGGCGTCGGGATCATCCCCGGCGCTGGCGGCACGCAGCGGCTCACGCGCGCGATCGGCAAGGCGAAGGCGATGGACATGGTCCTCACCGGCCGCACGCTCGGTGCGCGCGAGGCGGAGCGCGCCGGCCTCGTCGCGCGCGTCGTCGCACGCGAGGCATGGCTGACCGAGGCGATCCTGCTCGGCGAGGAGATCGCGCGGCGCGCGCCGATCGCCCAGCGGCTCGCCGTCGACGCGGTCGACGCCGCCGCAGAGACGAGCCTGAGCAGCGGCCTCGACCTCGAGCGCAAGATGCTGTACCTCGCGTTCGCGTCCGACGACGCGCGCGAGGGCCTGTCCGCATTCGTCGACAAGCGGGAGCCGCAATGGCAGTCGAAGTGA
- a CDS encoding enoyl-CoA hydratase-related protein gives MAVEVSHEGPVLTIALDRPDQLNACTRELHVELAAAVKQARSPEVRAVILTGNGRGFCVGQDLGEVRADGGGGNDVRLRTLYNPTIRALRALEKPVIAAVNGVCAGAGLSLAAACDIRVASEHAKFVPAFANIGLIPDAGASYHLVHVLGYAKAFEWMTSGRHLGAEEARALGLVSEVLVPDALLEHAGERAQALAAMTGAAVGLTKRLMQQALHTTLDEQLELEAQLQGYAGSTPEYAAALDAFLDRSAAKRGG, from the coding sequence ATGGCAGTCGAAGTGAGCCACGAGGGGCCGGTCCTGACGATCGCGCTCGATCGCCCGGACCAGCTGAACGCGTGCACGCGCGAGCTGCACGTCGAGCTGGCGGCGGCCGTGAAGCAGGCACGTTCGCCGGAGGTGCGCGCCGTGATCCTGACGGGCAACGGGCGCGGCTTCTGCGTCGGCCAGGATCTCGGCGAGGTGCGCGCCGACGGCGGCGGCGGGAACGACGTGCGCCTGCGGACGCTCTACAACCCGACGATCCGCGCGCTGCGAGCGCTGGAGAAGCCCGTGATCGCGGCCGTCAACGGCGTCTGCGCCGGCGCCGGCCTCTCGCTCGCCGCCGCCTGCGACATCCGCGTCGCGTCCGAGCACGCGAAGTTCGTGCCGGCGTTCGCGAACATCGGCCTGATCCCGGACGCGGGCGCCTCCTACCACCTCGTGCACGTGCTCGGGTACGCCAAGGCGTTCGAGTGGATGACCTCCGGGAGGCACCTCGGCGCCGAGGAGGCCCGCGCGCTGGGACTCGTGAGCGAGGTGCTCGTGCCGGACGCGCTGCTGGAGCACGCCGGCGAGCGCGCCCAGGCGCTGGCCGCCATGACGGGCGCCGCGGTCGGCCTGACGAAGCGCCTGATGCAGCAGGCGCTGCACACGACGCTCGACGAGCAGCTGGAGCTGGAGGCGCAGCTGCAGGGGTACGCCGGCTCGACGCCGGAGTACGCCGCGGCGCTCGACGCGTTCCTCGATCGCTCGGCGGCGAAGCGCGGCGGCTGA
- the paaK gene encoding phenylacetate--CoA ligase PaaK, protein MKTDGQLRADEVYEPIERASRDEISTLQLDRLRWSLRHAYDNVPHYREAFDAAGVHPADVHELGDLARFPFTSKDVLRDHYPFGMLAVPRERISRVHASSGTTGKPTVVGYTAADLDMWTGVVARCLHAAGVRAGDRVHVAYGYGLFTGGLGAHYGAERLGCAVIPISGGMTERQVQLIADFEPDAILATPSYTLTIVDEMERQGIDPRASSLRIGVFGAEPWTEAMRREMEERVGIDAVDIYGLSEVIGPGVAQECVETKDGLHVWEDHFYPEVVDPETGAVLPDGSVGELVFTSLTKEAMPVVRYRTRDLTRLLPGTARSMRRIEKVTGRSDDMMIVRGVNVFPTQLEELILEQTRLSPHFCCVLTRADRLDALELRVEARGAAADADAVAAGLALRKRIKDRIGVSATVTLHDADTLERSAGKAKRVVDLR, encoded by the coding sequence GTGAAGACTGACGGCCAGCTCCGCGCCGACGAGGTCTACGAGCCGATCGAGCGCGCGTCGCGCGACGAGATCTCGACGCTGCAGCTCGACCGCCTGCGGTGGTCGCTGAGGCACGCCTACGACAACGTGCCGCACTACCGCGAGGCGTTCGACGCCGCCGGCGTCCACCCCGCCGACGTGCACGAGCTGGGCGACCTCGCGCGCTTCCCCTTCACGAGCAAGGACGTCCTGCGCGACCACTACCCGTTCGGGATGCTCGCCGTCCCGCGTGAGCGGATCTCGCGCGTGCACGCGTCGAGCGGCACGACCGGCAAGCCGACCGTCGTCGGCTACACCGCCGCCGATCTCGACATGTGGACCGGCGTCGTCGCGCGCTGCCTCCACGCCGCCGGCGTGCGCGCGGGCGACCGCGTCCACGTCGCCTACGGCTACGGGCTCTTCACTGGCGGCCTCGGCGCCCACTACGGCGCGGAGCGGCTCGGCTGCGCGGTGATCCCGATCTCCGGCGGGATGACCGAGCGTCAGGTCCAGCTGATCGCGGACTTCGAGCCCGACGCGATCCTCGCGACGCCGTCGTACACGCTGACGATCGTCGACGAGATGGAGCGCCAGGGGATCGACCCGCGCGCCAGCTCGCTGCGGATCGGCGTCTTCGGCGCCGAGCCGTGGACGGAGGCGATGCGCCGCGAGATGGAGGAGCGCGTCGGCATCGACGCCGTCGACATCTACGGCCTCTCCGAGGTGATCGGCCCCGGCGTCGCGCAGGAGTGCGTCGAGACGAAGGACGGGCTGCACGTGTGGGAGGACCACTTCTATCCCGAGGTGGTCGACCCCGAGACGGGCGCGGTGCTGCCCGACGGCAGCGTCGGCGAGCTGGTCTTCACGTCGCTGACCAAGGAGGCGATGCCGGTCGTGCGCTACCGCACGCGCGACCTCACGCGGCTGCTGCCCGGGACGGCGCGCTCGATGCGCCGCATCGAGAAGGTCACGGGCCGCAGCGACGACATGATGATCGTGCGCGGCGTCAACGTCTTCCCCACGCAGCTGGAGGAGCTGATCCTCGAGCAGACGCGGCTCTCGCCGCACTTCTGCTGCGTGCTGACGCGCGCCGACCGGCTCGACGCGCTGGAGCTGCGCGTCGAGGCGCGCGGTGCCGCCGCCGACGCCGACGCCGTCGCGGCAGGACTGGCGCTGCGCAAGCGCATCAAGGACCGGATCGGCGTCAGCGCGACCGTCACGCTGCACGATGCCGACACGCTCGAGCGCTCCGCCGGCAAGGCGAAGCGCGTCGTCGACCTGCGCTGA
- a CDS encoding 3-hydroxyacyl-CoA dehydrogenase NAD-binding domain-containing protein — protein sequence MAQTARSVDRLGVAGAGTMGAGIAQTALLAGIPTVLTDPSADALAHAEATVSAALARGAERGRWSTADADAARTRLTCATDPAALAGVDAAIEAVPERLELKRTVFAQLADVCGPATLLATNTSSLLVSAVAAGLPAPERVVGLHFFNPVPLMRLVEVIAGADTGPEALASARALGERLGKRVVVAQDGIGFLVNRCGRPFVGEALRLLQERVATIEQIDRICRMGGGFRMGPFELADLIGLDVNLEIAESFWRQSYGEPRWKPSPLQARLVAAGRHGRKSGAGFHDYRDGAHRPADPEPPAPGGGDGRSVVIGGAGPVADGLRARARTAGFAVLGLNDRGADDIHLCVDADPRRRTWFGGLGHVPARALLCASTTLRAARDVRACGFHLVGPVDQARLVETTALPDTDPAAVARTEEFFGVLGFHVERVGDAPGMVLGRIVAQLVNEAAFAIGEGVGSAADVDAGTTLGLNHPRGPVAWSEQTGLAHVRAILRTLHDERGEERYRTAPLLLGAESLAAHTRFATTSR from the coding sequence ATGGCACAGACAGCACGCAGCGTCGACCGTCTCGGCGTCGCCGGCGCCGGGACGATGGGCGCAGGGATCGCGCAGACCGCCCTCCTCGCGGGGATCCCGACCGTCCTCACCGACCCCTCCGCCGACGCGCTCGCCCACGCCGAGGCGACCGTCTCCGCGGCGCTCGCCCGCGGCGCGGAGCGCGGCCGCTGGAGCACGGCCGACGCCGACGCGGCGCGCACGCGGCTGACCTGCGCCACCGACCCCGCGGCGCTCGCCGGCGTCGACGCCGCGATCGAGGCCGTGCCCGAGCGGCTGGAGCTGAAGCGGACGGTCTTCGCTCAGCTCGCCGACGTCTGCGGCCCGGCCACGCTGCTGGCGACGAACACGTCGTCGCTGCTCGTCAGCGCGGTCGCCGCCGGCCTGCCCGCGCCCGAGCGCGTCGTCGGCCTGCACTTCTTCAACCCGGTGCCGCTGATGCGGCTCGTCGAGGTGATCGCCGGGGCCGACACCGGCCCGGAGGCGCTCGCGTCGGCGCGCGCGCTCGGCGAGCGGCTCGGCAAGCGGGTCGTCGTCGCGCAGGACGGGATCGGCTTCCTCGTCAACCGCTGCGGCCGGCCGTTCGTCGGCGAGGCGCTGCGCCTGCTGCAGGAGCGCGTCGCGACGATCGAGCAGATCGACCGCATCTGCCGCATGGGCGGCGGCTTCCGCATGGGCCCGTTCGAGCTCGCCGACCTGATCGGGCTCGACGTCAACCTCGAGATCGCCGAGTCGTTCTGGCGCCAGAGCTACGGCGAGCCGCGCTGGAAGCCGAGCCCGCTGCAGGCCCGGCTCGTCGCCGCCGGCCGGCACGGGCGCAAGAGCGGCGCCGGCTTCCACGACTACCGCGACGGCGCCCACCGGCCGGCCGACCCGGAGCCGCCCGCGCCCGGCGGCGGAGACGGCCGCAGCGTCGTGATCGGCGGCGCCGGCCCCGTCGCCGACGGCCTGCGAGCGCGGGCGCGCACGGCCGGCTTCGCCGTGCTCGGCCTCAACGACCGCGGCGCCGACGACATCCACCTGTGCGTCGACGCCGACCCGCGCCGGCGGACGTGGTTCGGCGGGCTCGGACACGTGCCCGCCCGCGCGCTGCTGTGCGCGTCCACGACGCTCCGCGCCGCCCGCGACGTGCGCGCGTGCGGCTTCCACCTGGTCGGGCCGGTCGATCAGGCCCGGCTCGTCGAGACGACCGCGCTGCCGGACACCGACCCGGCGGCCGTCGCGCGCACGGAGGAGTTCTTCGGCGTGCTCGGCTTCCACGTCGAGCGCGTCGGCGACGCGCCCGGGATGGTGCTCGGGCGGATCGTCGCGCAGCTCGTCAACGAGGCCGCGTTCGCGATCGGCGAGGGCGTCGGCTCCGCGGCCGACGTCGACGCCGGCACGACGCTCGGCCTCAACCACCCGCGCGGTCCGGTCGCGTGGAGCGAGCAGACGGGACTCGCGCACGTGCGTGCGATCCTGCGCACGCTGCACGACGAGCGCGGCGAGGAGCGCTACCGCACGGCGCCGCTGCTGCTCGGCGCCGAGTCGCTCGCAGCCCACACTCGATTCGCAACGACGTCCCGATAG
- a CDS encoding thiamine pyrophosphate-dependent enzyme, with the protein MGTSERTPRRVIGDGETAADGEVAGLADEQLLELHRQLVLMRTFDERAVVYQRQGRIGTYAIYWGHEAIQVGAHFALDAATDWVFPSYRESAIGLLRGIDPATVLAWWRGHPAGWWNPQEHLLGGISVPIASQVPHAAGAAWGMRLRGEPGCALVFFGDGATSEGAFHEGVNLAAVTDAPVVLLCSNNGWAISTPYERQSRAAALADKAVGYGIPGVRVDGGDVLAVHEAVRDAVTRARAGDGPTLVEAVHYRIAPHGTADDPSLYREPGRAEAARSDECLVRYEGYLRRRGLLDDDAAAARRAEAVELVKAGMRAVEQLPAPDPALVFDTTYAQPPADLLRQRDEALAAFAEAVA; encoded by the coding sequence GTGGGCACGAGCGAACGCACGCCGCGACGCGTGATCGGCGACGGCGAGACGGCCGCGGACGGCGAGGTCGCCGGCCTCGCCGACGAGCAGCTGCTCGAGCTGCACCGCCAGCTGGTCCTGATGCGGACGTTCGACGAGCGCGCGGTCGTCTACCAACGCCAGGGCCGGATCGGCACGTACGCGATCTACTGGGGCCACGAGGCGATCCAGGTCGGCGCGCACTTCGCGCTCGACGCGGCGACCGACTGGGTCTTCCCGTCCTACCGCGAGTCCGCGATCGGGCTGCTGCGCGGGATCGATCCCGCGACCGTGCTCGCGTGGTGGCGGGGTCATCCGGCCGGCTGGTGGAACCCGCAGGAGCACCTGCTCGGCGGCATCTCGGTGCCGATCGCCAGCCAGGTCCCGCACGCCGCCGGCGCCGCCTGGGGGATGCGCCTCAGAGGTGAGCCGGGCTGCGCGCTCGTCTTCTTCGGCGACGGCGCGACGTCGGAGGGCGCGTTCCACGAGGGGGTCAACCTCGCCGCCGTCACGGATGCGCCCGTCGTGCTGCTGTGCAGCAACAACGGCTGGGCGATCTCGACCCCGTACGAGCGCCAGTCGCGCGCCGCCGCGCTCGCCGACAAGGCGGTCGGCTACGGCATCCCCGGCGTCCGCGTCGACGGCGGCGACGTGCTCGCCGTCCACGAGGCGGTGCGCGACGCCGTCACGCGGGCGCGCGCCGGCGACGGGCCGACTCTCGTCGAGGCGGTCCACTACCGGATCGCCCCGCACGGCACCGCCGACGACCCCTCGCTCTACCGCGAGCCCGGGCGGGCGGAGGCGGCGAGGAGCGACGAGTGCCTCGTCCGCTACGAGGGCTACCTGCGGCGACGCGGCCTGCTCGACGACGACGCCGCCGCTGCGCGCCGGGCGGAGGCGGTCGAGCTGGTCAAGGCCGGGATGCGCGCGGTCGAGCAGCTGCCGGCGCCCGATCCGGCGCTCGTCTTCGACACGACGTACGCCCAGCCGCCGGCGGACCTGCTGCGTCAGCGCGATGAGGCGCTCGCCGCGTTCGCGGAGGCGGTCGCGTGA
- a CDS encoding alpha-ketoacid dehydrogenase subunit beta, with product MKTLVEAINEGLHNELERDGDVLVMGEDVGRSGGVFRVTAGLQERFGADRCVDTPLAEAGLLGSAVGLCMTGWRPVVEMQYDAFSYPALDQLITHVGRYRWRSGGRMGVPLTIRMPYGGGVRAPELHEDSPETYYVHTPGIKVVIPSTPADAKGLLAAAIRDPDPVVFLEPKALYRGAREEVPAGDHVVPLGQARVVREGSDATIVAYGAMVPVAEGAAERLAEEGVSAHVLDLRSLRPLDEAGLLAAVRRTGRLVIVQEAPRTAGFAAEVAAIAAERAMLDLHAPIERVTGYDVAFPYWRLEDVYLPSIERVAAAVRRTLEY from the coding sequence GTGAAGACGCTCGTCGAAGCGATCAACGAAGGGCTCCACAACGAGCTGGAGCGCGACGGCGACGTGCTCGTGATGGGCGAGGACGTCGGCCGCTCGGGCGGCGTCTTCCGCGTCACCGCGGGGCTGCAGGAGCGCTTCGGCGCCGACCGCTGCGTCGACACGCCGCTCGCCGAGGCGGGCCTGCTCGGCTCCGCGGTCGGCCTCTGCATGACCGGCTGGCGGCCCGTCGTCGAGATGCAGTACGACGCCTTCAGCTATCCCGCGCTCGACCAGCTGATCACGCACGTCGGGCGCTATCGCTGGCGCTCGGGCGGGCGGATGGGCGTGCCGCTGACGATCCGCATGCCGTACGGCGGCGGGGTCCGCGCGCCGGAGCTGCACGAGGACTCACCCGAGACCTACTACGTCCACACGCCGGGCATCAAGGTCGTGATCCCGTCGACGCCGGCTGACGCGAAGGGCCTGCTGGCGGCAGCGATCCGCGACCCCGACCCGGTCGTCTTCCTCGAGCCGAAGGCGCTCTACCGCGGTGCGCGCGAGGAGGTTCCGGCCGGCGATCACGTCGTGCCGCTCGGGCAGGCCCGCGTCGTGCGCGAGGGCTCCGATGCGACGATCGTCGCCTACGGCGCGATGGTGCCCGTCGCCGAGGGGGCGGCGGAGCGGCTGGCGGAGGAGGGCGTCTCGGCGCACGTGCTCGACCTGCGTTCGCTGCGCCCGCTCGACGAGGCGGGCCTGCTCGCCGCCGTCCGCCGCACCGGGCGGCTCGTGATCGTGCAGGAGGCACCGCGCACCGCCGGCTTCGCCGCCGAGGTCGCGGCCATCGCGGCGGAGCGGGCGATGCTCGACCTGCACGCGCCGATCGAGCGCGTCACCGGCTACGACGTCGCCTTCCCGTACTGGCGCCTGGAGGACGTGTACCTGCCGTCGATCGAGCGCGTCGCCGCGGCGGTGCGCCGGACCCTGGAGTACTGA
- a CDS encoding dihydrolipoamide acetyltransferase family protein, which produces MAYEFLLPDLGEGVAEGEIATWLVSVGQRVAEDDPMVEVETDKATVDIPSPVDGVVAALHAETGERVAVGAPLLTIETGDGGGEGAPAAPAAAAAPAAPAAPVQATPAAPVQATPAAPVQATPGARRAARELEVELSAVAGSGPGGAVTEADVRAAGGAPARAEGRREPLRGVRRRIAERLAESHREVPKVTVVEECDVTELAARRGELSYVPFVVKAVVSGLRAFPDFNATLDGDDIVYLDRIAVGVAAQGPRGLVVPVLHDAADRTVEQLDAEVKRLAQAVRDDTVAPEQLRGGTFTVTLAGKLGGYFATPLVNPGEAAILGVHRIQQRPVVRDGEIAIREIGLVSCSFDHRITDGTRASMFLLHVIDELQRAR; this is translated from the coding sequence ATGGCATACGAGTTCCTGCTCCCCGACCTCGGGGAGGGCGTCGCCGAGGGCGAGATCGCCACGTGGCTGGTGAGCGTCGGCCAGCGCGTCGCGGAGGACGACCCGATGGTCGAGGTCGAGACGGACAAGGCGACCGTCGACATCCCGAGCCCGGTCGACGGCGTCGTCGCCGCGCTGCACGCCGAGACCGGCGAGCGCGTCGCCGTCGGCGCGCCGCTCCTGACGATCGAGACCGGCGACGGGGGTGGGGAGGGGGCGCCGGCCGCTCCGGCCGCCGCGGCTGCGCCCGCCGCGCCGGCCGCGCCCGTGCAGGCGACGCCGGCCGCGCCCGTGCAGGCGACGCCGGCCGCGCCCGTGCAGGCGACGCCGGGCGCGCGGCGCGCCGCGCGCGAGCTGGAGGTCGAGCTGTCGGCGGTCGCCGGCAGCGGGCCGGGCGGCGCGGTCACCGAGGCCGACGTGCGCGCCGCCGGTGGCGCGCCGGCGCGCGCGGAGGGTCGCCGCGAGCCGCTGCGCGGCGTCCGCCGCCGGATCGCCGAGCGGCTCGCCGAGTCGCATCGCGAGGTGCCGAAGGTGACGGTCGTCGAGGAGTGCGACGTCACCGAGCTGGCGGCCCGTCGCGGCGAGCTGTCGTACGTGCCGTTCGTCGTCAAGGCGGTCGTCTCCGGCTTGCGCGCGTTCCCCGACTTCAACGCGACGCTCGACGGCGACGACATCGTCTACCTCGACCGCATCGCCGTCGGCGTCGCTGCGCAGGGACCGAGAGGGCTCGTCGTCCCGGTGCTGCACGACGCCGCCGACCGGACGGTCGAGCAGCTCGACGCCGAGGTCAAGCGGCTCGCGCAGGCGGTCCGCGACGACACGGTCGCGCCCGAGCAGCTGCGCGGCGGGACGTTCACCGTCACGCTCGCCGGCAAGCTCGGCGGCTACTTCGCGACGCCGCTCGTCAACCCCGGCGAGGCGGCGATCCTCGGCGTCCACCGGATCCAGCAGCGGCCGGTCGTGCGCGACGGCGAGATCGCGATCCGCGAGATCGGGCTCGTCTCGTGCTCGTTCGACCACCGCATCACCGACGGCACGCGCGCGTCGATGTTCCTGCTGCACGTGATCGACGAGCTGCAGCGGGCGAGGTAG
- a CDS encoding Fic family protein: MRGRYVQRTWQADPTIYAPPRHRRACTYDAFVPEPVADVEVVLPGDVAGVVSDAEKAIAELNRAAGPELMPLARLLLRTESIASSKVEGLQLDARSLARAETNRDTGRKVGPGAAEILANIDAMQLSIERAADLEGVRPADFLDIHRVLLERAPNSQVAGRSRASQNWIGGNDYNPCGAAFVPPPPEEVDRLLDDLCVFVNDIALPPLVQAAIAHAQFETIHPFEDGNGRTGRALVQVVLRRRGVTPAFVPPISVVLARDKDRYLKGLTLFREDRLSDWIELFAAAAAEAATLAARYTIRVGELQDEWRERLRQHSNPRADAAAWSLITVLPAHPVITVPVAVAATGRTKPAAANAIEQLEAAGILARLNESARNRAWEAEGLLDLIVGLEAGVSSASGA; encoded by the coding sequence GTGCGCGGACGGTACGTCCAACGGACTTGGCAGGCGGATCCAACCATCTATGCCCCTCCGCGTCACCGGCGTGCCTGCACGTACGACGCCTTCGTTCCCGAGCCGGTCGCCGACGTTGAGGTTGTTCTTCCCGGCGACGTGGCCGGCGTGGTCTCCGATGCGGAGAAGGCGATCGCCGAGCTGAACCGCGCCGCCGGGCCCGAGTTGATGCCACTCGCTCGATTGCTGCTGCGAACCGAGTCCATCGCCTCCTCGAAGGTCGAGGGCCTGCAGCTCGATGCGCGCAGCCTTGCTCGCGCTGAGACCAATCGGGACACCGGGCGCAAGGTCGGACCGGGCGCCGCCGAGATCCTCGCCAACATCGACGCGATGCAGCTCTCGATCGAGCGAGCGGCGGACCTCGAGGGCGTGCGTCCTGCGGACTTCCTCGACATCCATCGGGTTCTGCTCGAACGCGCGCCGAACTCCCAGGTCGCCGGAAGATCTCGCGCTTCGCAGAACTGGATCGGCGGCAACGACTACAACCCCTGTGGCGCGGCGTTCGTGCCCCCGCCGCCGGAGGAGGTCGATCGCCTCCTCGACGATCTCTGCGTGTTCGTCAACGACATCGCGCTTCCGCCGCTCGTGCAGGCCGCGATCGCCCACGCCCAGTTCGAGACGATCCACCCTTTTGAGGACGGCAACGGCCGGACCGGCCGCGCGCTGGTGCAGGTCGTCCTTCGAAGGCGCGGTGTGACACCGGCGTTCGTCCCCCCGATCAGCGTCGTGCTGGCTCGCGACAAGGATCGCTATCTGAAAGGGCTGACGCTGTTCCGCGAGGATCGCCTGTCCGATTGGATCGAGCTGTTCGCCGCCGCTGCCGCTGAGGCCGCCACGCTTGCCGCTCGCTACACGATCCGGGTCGGCGAGTTGCAGGACGAGTGGCGTGAGCGCTTGCGTCAGCACTCGAATCCTCGCGCCGACGCAGCCGCCTGGAGCCTGATCACGGTCCTTCCCGCCCATCCGGTCATCACGGTGCCAGTCGCCGTTGCGGCGACCGGACGAACAAAGCCGGCCGCCGCGAACGCGATCGAGCAGCTGGAGGCTGCCGGCATCCTCGCGCGGCTCAACGAATCGGCACGCAACCGGGCCTGGGAAGCTGAGGGGCTGCTCGACCTGATCGTCGGACTCGAGGCCGGCGTCTCCTCAGCGAGCGGCGCGTGA
- a CDS encoding TetR/AcrR family transcriptional regulator, translated as MSTRDRLSIEAARMFAERGYHGTSIGDLAGALGIRKASVYTHINGKEELLAQIALAGATAFHAALDAVPEDAAPGERLRLALRAHLGVVDRQLDVATVWLQEWRYLTGDARRRFLAERRRYERRVTRLHQDAVDAGALRADLDVRHAVLVFLSVGNWAYTWMSRGARVGETADALWSLLLEGTAPRR; from the coding sequence GTGAGCACTCGCGACCGACTCTCCATCGAAGCCGCTCGGATGTTCGCCGAGCGCGGCTACCACGGCACGTCCATCGGCGACCTCGCCGGCGCGCTCGGCATCCGCAAGGCGTCCGTCTACACGCACATCAACGGCAAGGAGGAGCTGCTCGCGCAGATCGCGCTCGCCGGCGCGACCGCGTTCCACGCCGCGCTCGACGCGGTGCCCGAGGACGCCGCGCCGGGCGAGCGGCTGCGGCTGGCGCTGCGTGCCCACCTCGGCGTCGTCGACCGGCAGCTCGACGTCGCGACCGTCTGGCTGCAGGAGTGGCGCTACCTGACCGGCGACGCGCGCAGACGCTTCCTCGCCGAGCGCCGCCGCTACGAGAGACGCGTGACGAGACTGCATCAGGACGCCGTCGACGCCGGCGCGCTGCGCGCCGACCTCGACGTGAGACACGCGGTGCTCGTCTTCCTGTCCGTCGGCAACTGGGCCTACACGTGGATGAGCCGCGGCGCGAGAGTCGGCGAGACGGCCGACGCACTGTGGTCGCTGCTGCTGGAGGGAACCGCCCCCAGGCGGTAG